DNA sequence from the Candidatus Binatia bacterium genome:
CTGGTAAGAATGGCGCGTTCGCCCCGAGTCGCGCCCGGACCACGCAGCGTCCGAGCAGCCGCCAGCCACCCGCAATTAGAGGACGAAAATCATGAAGTCATTCCGGACGATTGTTTTCGCCCTGAGCCTCGCCGTGCTCGGAGGAGCGTGGACACCACGCCTCGCGCAAAGCGAACCGGCCAGCCTGCACCTCAACATCACACCCTTCGGCGGGTACTCCGATTTCGCGAAGGAGGTCAACCTCGACGATCGTCCTGAATTCGGCGGCCGTCTGGGAATCGGGTTCGGACGCTACATCGGCATCGAAGGCTATTACGCCTGGATGAGCACGCACACGAAGTCGGGGAGCGCCGACTCGCTCTTTATCGCGACGCCGGCCAGCCTGGCCCCCGAGGAAAACGTCACCCTGTCCCGCTACGGAGCCGACGTCATCCTGAACCTCATCCCCAGCTCCGGATTCAATCCGTACATCCTCGGCGGGTGGTACGAGGATCAGGTGAAGACCAAGGACCGCACGACCAACCGGAAGCAGTTCTTCAACGGCATCGAATTTGGCGGCGGCGTGAAGCTCGGTTTGAGCAAGCGCGCGGCGCTTCGCTTCGAGGTTCGCGACAAGCTGTGGTCGTTCGGTGACGATCCCGCCATTCCCGATCCTCCCGGCAACGACAACCTGAGCAACCTCGTCTACACGGGCGGCATCCAGCTCACGCTGGGCGGCCTCACGTCCCACGACGAGGACAAGGATGGGATCAAGGACAAGGACGACAAGTGCCCGGGCACCCCGCTCGGCGCGCGCGTGGACGAGAGCGGATGTCCGATCGACTCCGACCACGACAACGTGCCCGACGGCATCGACCAGTGCCCGAACACGCCTCAGGGTGCGACGGTGGACGCCCGCGGATGCCCGACCGACTCGGATAACGACGGCGTTCCCGACGGCATCGACCAGTGCCCCGGCACGCCCCCGAACACCTCCGTGGACGCCCGCGGCTGCCCGGCTGATGCCGACGGCGACGGCGTTCCCGACAGCCAGGATCAGTGCGCGAACACGCCGCAGGGCGCGCAGGTGGACGAGCGCGGCTGCCCCAAGGACTCCGATAACGACGGCGTTCCCGACGGCATCGACCAGTGCCCGAACACGCCCGCGAATACGCAGGTGGACGCGCGCGGCTGCTCGACCGACTCGGATAACGACGGCGTGACCGACGACAAGGACCTCTGCCCGAACACCCAGGCGAACGTCAAGGTCGACAAGGACGGCTGCCCGATCGAGCTGACGGAGAAGGAAACCGAGCTCCTCGACAAGGGCCGCATCACCACGCGCGAGATCCATTTCGAGACGGCCAAGTGGGACATCCTCCCCGAGTCGCGTCCGGTGCTGGACGAGATTGGGAAGGTGCTCATCCAGTGGCCGCAGCTCAAGATCGAGATCGGCGGCCATGCCGACGCACGCGGGTCCGATGCCTACAACATGGACCTCACGCAGAAGCGCGCGCAGGCCGTGCTGGATTACCTGGTCCAGAACTTCCCGCAGATCAAGGCGGACCAGTACACGGCGGTGGGCTACGGCGAGCGCAAGCCGGTGGCCTCCAACAAGACCGTGGAAGGGATGGCGAAGAACCGCCGCGTCGAGTTCAAGGTGCTCAACACCGAAGAGCTCAAGAAGGAGAGGGAACGCCGGCGGATACTGCAGAAGGGCGAATAGAGCAGGCACTGTCTTTGCATCATCTCGAACACGGCAGGCGGGAGGGGGGTCGAAAGGCTCCCCTCCTGTGATTCCATAGAAAGGAGCACTCCATGAAGCGCTGCGCTCTCGCGGTCCATCGTGTCGGTCACTCCCTCTGGATGGCATTGCTGCTCGCTCTGGTCGCGGTTCCGGCCTGGGCGCAGCAGGGCGGCGGCGGTGGAAACGGCGGCTCCGGCGTGTCGGCCACCACGACGACGACCGAGACGACCTCGGCGGCATCCTGGACTTCCGATTGGAGAATCTGGGCTCTGGTCGGCGTGGTGGTCCTCGTCATCCTG
Encoded proteins:
- a CDS encoding OmpA family protein — encoded protein: MKSFRTIVFALSLAVLGGAWTPRLAQSEPASLHLNITPFGGYSDFAKEVNLDDRPEFGGRLGIGFGRYIGIEGYYAWMSTHTKSGSADSLFIATPASLAPEENVTLSRYGADVILNLIPSSGFNPYILGGWYEDQVKTKDRTTNRKQFFNGIEFGGGVKLGLSKRAALRFEVRDKLWSFGDDPAIPDPPGNDNLSNLVYTGGIQLTLGGLTSHDEDKDGIKDKDDKCPGTPLGARVDESGCPIDSDHDNVPDGIDQCPNTPQGATVDARGCPTDSDNDGVPDGIDQCPGTPPNTSVDARGCPADADGDGVPDSQDQCANTPQGAQVDERGCPKDSDNDGVPDGIDQCPNTPANTQVDARGCSTDSDNDGVTDDKDLCPNTQANVKVDKDGCPIELTEKETELLDKGRITTREIHFETAKWDILPESRPVLDEIGKVLIQWPQLKIEIGGHADARGSDAYNMDLTQKRAQAVLDYLVQNFPQIKADQYTAVGYGERKPVASNKTVEGMAKNRRVEFKVLNTEELKKERERRRILQKGE